From Geomonas agri, one genomic window encodes:
- a CDS encoding phosphoribosylanthranilate isomerase: MTKVKICGITSVDDALMAVDAGADALGFVFFDKSPRFIGADAAQKIIAKLPPFIQVVGLFVNADIDVVNSTADCCGLDIVQLHGEESPEYCRLVNRRVMKAFRVRGPESLTPLAEYQVSAYLLDAYSPHAYGGTGEVFDWDCAIAAKEHGRIVLAGGLTPDNIAEAVLRVRPYGVDVSSGVEASPGKKDPDKMRRFIQLAKHPHPV, translated from the coding sequence ATGACAAAGGTGAAGATTTGTGGCATAACGTCGGTGGACGATGCTCTCATGGCCGTCGACGCCGGTGCTGATGCGCTGGGCTTCGTGTTCTTCGACAAGTCCCCCCGCTTCATCGGAGCGGACGCCGCGCAGAAGATCATCGCCAAGCTTCCCCCTTTCATCCAGGTGGTCGGCCTCTTCGTCAACGCCGATATCGACGTCGTCAACAGTACCGCCGACTGCTGCGGCCTGGACATCGTCCAGTTGCACGGGGAGGAAAGCCCGGAATACTGCCGGCTGGTTAACCGCAGGGTGATGAAGGCGTTCCGCGTGCGCGGGCCGGAAAGCCTGACCCCGCTTGCCGAATACCAGGTCTCCGCCTACCTGCTCGACGCCTATTCGCCCCACGCCTACGGCGGGACTGGCGAGGTGTTCGACTGGGACTGCGCCATCGCCGCCAAGGAACACGGACGCATCGTCCTGGCGGGCGGGCTTACGCCTGACAATATCGCCGAAGCGGTGCTTCGGGTGCGCCCCTACGGGGTCGACGTCTCCAGCGGCGTTGAAGCGTCGCCCGGCAAGAAGGATCCCGACAAAATGCGCCGCTTCATCCAGTTGGCCAAACACCCGCACCCGGTCTGA
- a CDS encoding ATP-binding protein, with the protein MVTQVNKIRRFILALMLFWSAGIAFSFYWFYSGEQRTVIAIARAEARATYEKDTLYRRWATKHGGVYVPASDLSPPNPYLAHIKERDVITPSGKALTLVNPAYMTRQVFELADSQNNLVRGHITSLNPIRPENKPDAWEAKALRQFETGVKEVSEVQEINGRMYMRLMRPFVTEAPCLKCHAAQGYRIGDIRGGVSASVPLEANSAMMGEVMTGAAVSYGLTWFLGLGLIGAGGRVLSRSARIIEEREERYRTVADYTEGWEYWQGADLSFRYVSPSCLEHSGYSREEFYSDPELLHRIVHPDDRASYEQHIRDSFCGTPHPIDFRIIRKDGEVRWIAHVCRLVYTASGAENGIRGSNRDVTDRKIASESLREQTLLLEKEVRERMEREAELEAKNAELERFTYTVSHDLKSPLITIKGFAGAVLKDIEGGNLQRLDGDVHRIMGAADKMSALLSDLLELSRIGRIVNAPSLIDMNLLAKDVLAQLSGPIQQAGVEVTLQPGLPKVWGDQPRIGEVLQNLVENAVKYRGDQQKNRIEIGVREGDEGPVFTVRDNGIGVPAQYHETIFGLFNQLDARSEGTGIGLALARRIVEFHAGKLWVESDGAGQGSTFCFTLGTRPPEPA; encoded by the coding sequence ATGGTCACCCAGGTCAACAAGATCCGTCGCTTCATCCTGGCCCTGATGTTGTTTTGGAGCGCTGGCATCGCCTTTTCCTTTTACTGGTTTTACAGCGGCGAGCAGCGCACGGTGATCGCCATCGCCCGTGCCGAGGCGCGCGCCACATACGAAAAAGACACCCTGTACCGACGCTGGGCCACGAAACATGGCGGCGTTTACGTCCCCGCCTCCGACCTCAGCCCACCCAACCCCTATCTGGCCCATATCAAGGAGCGTGACGTCATCACCCCCTCGGGCAAAGCGTTGACGCTGGTGAACCCCGCCTACATGACCCGGCAGGTCTTCGAGTTAGCGGATAGCCAGAACAACCTGGTGCGCGGTCACATCACCAGCCTCAACCCCATCCGGCCCGAAAACAAGCCCGACGCCTGGGAAGCCAAGGCGTTGCGCCAGTTCGAGACAGGAGTGAAGGAGGTGAGCGAGGTTCAGGAGATCAACGGCCGGATGTACATGAGGCTGATGCGTCCCTTCGTCACCGAGGCCCCCTGTCTCAAGTGCCACGCCGCACAGGGGTACCGCATTGGCGATATCAGGGGAGGGGTCAGTGCTTCGGTGCCGCTGGAGGCGAACTCGGCCATGATGGGCGAGGTGATGACCGGGGCGGCGGTGAGCTATGGCCTGACCTGGTTCCTGGGCCTTGGGCTCATAGGAGCCGGGGGGCGAGTTCTTAGCCGCAGCGCACGCATCATCGAGGAACGCGAGGAGCGCTACCGGACCGTGGCGGATTACACGGAAGGGTGGGAGTACTGGCAGGGGGCAGACCTTTCGTTTCGCTATGTTTCCCCCTCCTGCCTGGAGCATTCCGGCTACAGCCGGGAGGAATTCTACTCAGATCCCGAACTGCTGCACCGGATCGTCCACCCCGATGACCGAGCGAGTTACGAACAGCACATCCGGGACTCCTTTTGCGGGACTCCTCACCCCATCGATTTCCGCATCATCAGGAAGGACGGCGAGGTCCGCTGGATTGCCCACGTCTGCCGGCTGGTCTACACGGCCAGCGGCGCCGAGAATGGCATCCGGGGCAGCAATCGCGACGTCACCGACCGGAAAATCGCCAGTGAGAGCCTGCGAGAGCAGACACTGCTGCTGGAGAAGGAAGTGCGCGAGCGCATGGAGCGCGAAGCCGAGCTGGAGGCTAAAAATGCGGAGCTGGAACGTTTTACCTATACGGTTTCCCACGACCTGAAAAGCCCGCTCATTACTATCAAGGGCTTCGCCGGGGCCGTACTCAAGGACATCGAAGGGGGCAACCTGCAGCGCCTGGATGGCGACGTGCACCGCATCATGGGTGCCGCCGACAAGATGTCGGCCCTTTTGAGCGACCTGCTGGAGCTCTCACGCATCGGCCGTATCGTTAACGCCCCGTCTTTGATCGACATGAACCTGCTTGCGAAAGATGTGCTCGCACAGCTTTCTGGGCCGATACAGCAGGCCGGGGTGGAAGTGACGCTTCAACCAGGCCTCCCAAAGGTGTGGGGGGATCAGCCCCGCATCGGCGAGGTGCTGCAGAACCTGGTGGAGAATGCGGTCAAGTACAGGGGCGACCAGCAAAAAAACCGCATCGAGATCGGTGTGCGCGAGGGTGACGAAGGGCCCGTCTTCACGGTGCGTGACAATGGCATCGGGGTTCCCGCCCAGTACCACGAGACCATCTTCGGGCTCTTTAACCAGTTGGACGCGCGCTCCGAGGGGACCGGTATCGGCCTTGCCCTGGCGCGGCGCATCGTGGAATTCCATGCCGGCAAGCTGTGGGTCGAGTCGGACGGTGCAGGGCAGGGGAGCACATTCTGCTTTACCCTCGGCACCCGGCCACCTGAACCGGCTTGA
- a CDS encoding anthranilate synthase component II, translating into MLLMIDNYDSFTYNIVQYLGELGEEVKVFRNDKITIAEIEALAPDRIVISPGPCSPEEAGISVEVVRHFAGKIPILGVCLGHQSIGYAFGGNIVKSATLMHGKTSPILHDGKGLFEGLPNPFAATRYHSLIVERDTLPAELEITAWVAEGEIMGMRHRTLPIWGVQFHPESILTEGGMDLLRNFLKMSRQ; encoded by the coding sequence ATGCTCCTGATGATCGACAATTACGACTCCTTTACCTACAACATCGTTCAGTACCTGGGCGAATTAGGTGAGGAGGTCAAGGTATTCCGCAACGATAAGATCACGATTGCTGAGATCGAAGCGCTCGCTCCCGACCGCATCGTGATTTCCCCCGGCCCCTGCTCACCGGAGGAGGCTGGCATCTCGGTCGAGGTGGTGCGCCACTTCGCCGGCAAGATACCCATTCTCGGCGTCTGCCTGGGGCACCAGTCCATCGGCTATGCTTTTGGCGGCAACATCGTCAAGAGTGCCACGCTGATGCACGGTAAGACCTCGCCGATCCTGCACGATGGCAAGGGGCTCTTCGAGGGGCTCCCCAACCCGTTCGCTGCGACCCGTTACCACTCCCTGATTGTCGAGCGCGACACGCTGCCGGCCGAGTTGGAGATAACGGCGTGGGTCGCAGAGGGAGAGATTATGGGGATGCGCCATCGCACGCTACCAATCTGGGGGGTGCAGTTCCACCCCGAGTCGATCCTTACCGAGGGGGGCATGGATCTTTTGCGTAACTTCTTGAAGATGTCCCGGCAGTAA
- a CDS encoding phosphate/phosphite/phosphonate ABC transporter substrate-binding protein: MRKAVLLLSLWATTLLFSVPPCYAAPLSIGVAPHTSARIILQMYQPLRQYLEKTLGREVDVVTAPDFNDFVRRGLTGTYDIAITTSHQARLLQTDAGYIPLLTYQADFRSVALVAKSGPTKSAGDLKGKEVLGLSATSQVTLWGQRWLDENGIDARMKYVSASDSVAQLVAAGEAAAGFTSLANYQKLPDPLRAQLMVLAQSPVMPGRVYLLSPRLAGQRRQIEAALWSFAATPEARKYFDENKLQGYRKLKAKELASMDAYAAEVRKVIKGKTP; encoded by the coding sequence ATGAGGAAAGCGGTACTTCTGTTGAGTCTATGGGCGACTACGCTGCTGTTTAGCGTCCCCCCTTGCTATGCGGCACCCCTATCCATAGGGGTCGCCCCCCACACCAGTGCCCGCATCATCTTGCAGATGTACCAACCGCTGCGCCAGTACCTCGAAAAAACGTTGGGGCGCGAGGTGGACGTGGTCACCGCACCGGATTTCAACGACTTCGTCCGGCGTGGCCTGACGGGTACCTATGACATCGCCATTACGACCTCCCACCAGGCCCGGTTACTGCAGACAGACGCGGGCTATATCCCCTTGCTGACGTACCAGGCTGACTTCCGTTCCGTTGCGCTGGTGGCCAAATCCGGGCCGACAAAGTCCGCGGGCGACTTGAAGGGGAAAGAGGTGCTGGGGTTGAGCGCCACCTCCCAGGTCACCCTGTGGGGGCAACGCTGGCTTGACGAAAACGGGATCGACGCCAGGATGAAGTACGTGAGCGCCTCCGACAGCGTGGCCCAACTGGTCGCGGCAGGCGAGGCGGCGGCCGGCTTCACCTCGCTCGCCAACTACCAAAAACTTCCCGACCCGCTGCGGGCCCAACTCATGGTGCTGGCCCAAAGCCCGGTGATGCCGGGCAGGGTGTACCTGCTGTCTCCGCGCCTGGCCGGCCAGCGCAGGCAGATCGAGGCAGCCCTTTGGTCCTTTGCGGCCACTCCGGAGGCCCGTAAATATTTTGATGAGAACAAGTTGCAGGGGTACCGCAAGCTGAAAGCGAAGGAGCTCGCCTCCATGGACGCTTACGCGGCCGAAGTCAGAAAGGTGATCAAGGGGAAAACGCCGTGA
- the trpC gene encoding indole-3-glycerol phosphate synthase TrpC, whose amino-acid sequence MTQVPDVLRKIVDYKQGELEQAMRAVPLNEIMDRLADIEDTPRGFQNAILNSLGSSWTPIIAEVKKGSPSKGLIRADFDPLQIAITYQDNGATCLSVLTDEHFFMGHLSYLALIREQVSLPLLRKDFIFDPYQIYQARAAGADAILLIAAMLDVPQLRDFHSLAKELSMDVLLEVHDEKELEMALQTDCSMIGINNRDLRTFQVDIATSERLAAQIPAGRIIVAESGINTRDEIVRLTEKGLHAFLIGESMMREPDVGAKLSELLG is encoded by the coding sequence ATGACCCAGGTTCCCGACGTACTCAGGAAGATTGTCGACTATAAGCAGGGCGAACTCGAGCAGGCTATGCGGGCGGTTCCGCTCAACGAGATCATGGACCGCCTCGCTGACATCGAAGACACCCCGCGCGGCTTCCAGAATGCCATCCTCAACTCCCTTGGTTCCAGCTGGACCCCCATCATCGCTGAAGTAAAGAAGGGCTCGCCCTCCAAGGGACTGATCCGCGCCGACTTCGATCCGCTGCAGATTGCCATCACCTACCAGGATAACGGCGCCACCTGTCTGTCGGTTCTTACTGACGAGCACTTCTTCATGGGGCACCTGAGTTACCTTGCGCTGATCCGCGAACAGGTATCGCTGCCGCTGTTGCGCAAGGATTTCATCTTCGATCCTTACCAGATTTACCAGGCCCGCGCTGCCGGTGCCGACGCCATCCTGCTCATCGCCGCCATGCTGGACGTGCCGCAGTTGCGTGACTTCCATAGTCTGGCCAAGGAACTCTCCATGGACGTGCTTCTCGAGGTGCACGACGAGAAGGAATTGGAGATGGCGCTGCAAACCGACTGCAGCATGATCGGCATCAACAACCGCGACCTGCGCACCTTCCAGGTCGACATCGCGACCTCCGAGCGCCTGGCCGCCCAGATCCCCGCCGGTCGGATCATCGTCGCCGAGAGCGGCATCAACACCCGGGATGAGATCGTGCGTCTCACTGAGAAAGGCCTGCACGCCTTCCTGATCGGGGAGTCCATGATGCGCGAGCCCGACGTAGGAGCGAAACTGTCCGAGCTGCTAGGGTAA
- a CDS encoding response regulator — MVDGEPLCILLVEDNPDHAELAIRNLSDAGLVNNLFHVEDGEAALDYLNNRGRYADQNAYPRPHLVLLDLRLPKVDGIEVLKQVKASEQLKSIPVVILTTSAAERDLAQAYNHYANSYLTKPVDFDSFSNLLRDLGFYWLAWNRRPTS, encoded by the coding sequence ATGGTAGACGGCGAACCGCTGTGCATATTGCTGGTTGAGGACAATCCGGACCATGCCGAACTGGCGATCCGCAACCTGAGCGATGCCGGGCTGGTCAACAACCTGTTCCACGTTGAGGACGGCGAGGCCGCTCTCGACTACCTCAACAACCGCGGCCGGTATGCCGACCAAAACGCCTACCCGCGCCCCCACCTGGTGCTGCTGGACCTGCGACTGCCCAAGGTGGACGGCATCGAGGTACTGAAGCAGGTAAAGGCGTCCGAGCAGTTGAAGTCAATTCCCGTCGTGATATTGACCACCTCCGCCGCGGAGCGGGACCTCGCCCAGGCGTACAACCACTACGCCAACAGCTACCTCACCAAGCCGGTCGATTTCGACTCCTTCAGCAACCTGTTGCGCGACCTCGGCTTCTACTGGCTCGCCTGGAACAGGCGCCCGACGAGCTAG
- a CDS encoding TrpB-like pyridoxal phosphate-dependent enzyme produces the protein MNTKFLLDESRIPKQWYNIIPDMPGPLHPVINPATLKPVTPEDMTPIFPMSLIEQEMSTQRWIDIPDEVREKYRIWRPSPLFRAHRLEQALQTPAKIYYKYEGVSPAGSHKPNSAIPQAWYNKQAGIRRLATETGAGQWGSSLALACSMFGLECTIYMVKVSCTQKPYRKSMMQLWGATVIPSPSEFTNAGRSILAHDPDNMGSLGIAISEAVEDAATHDDTNYALGSVLNHVCLHQTVIGLEAKEQMALAQDYPDVVIACCGGGSNFAGLAFPFLSDRANGKKVRCLAVEPASCPTLTKGVYAFDYGDTAKLAPITKMYTLGHDFMPPGIHAGGLRYHGESALISQLYHAGEIEAKSYKQNACFEGALLFARTEGIVPAPESSHALRAAIDEAVLAKEEGKEKTILFGLSGHGQLDMGAYDAYLSGRLEDFEYPEELIRQSLERLPKVSL, from the coding sequence ATGAACACCAAGTTCTTGCTTGACGAGTCCCGCATCCCGAAACAGTGGTACAACATCATTCCTGATATGCCGGGGCCGCTGCATCCGGTGATCAACCCGGCGACCCTGAAGCCGGTCACCCCGGAGGACATGACCCCGATCTTCCCGATGTCCCTCATCGAGCAGGAGATGTCCACCCAGCGCTGGATCGACATCCCTGACGAAGTGCGCGAGAAGTACCGGATCTGGCGTCCGTCCCCCTTGTTCAGGGCGCACAGGCTGGAGCAGGCGCTGCAGACGCCGGCGAAGATCTACTACAAGTACGAAGGTGTTTCCCCGGCGGGCTCCCACAAGCCCAACAGCGCCATCCCGCAGGCCTGGTACAACAAGCAGGCCGGCATCCGCAGACTGGCCACCGAGACCGGTGCCGGGCAGTGGGGGAGTTCCCTGGCCCTGGCCTGCTCCATGTTCGGCCTGGAGTGCACCATCTACATGGTGAAGGTTTCCTGCACCCAGAAGCCGTACCGCAAGAGCATGATGCAGCTTTGGGGCGCGACCGTGATCCCGTCGCCGTCGGAGTTCACCAACGCCGGGCGCAGCATCCTGGCTCACGACCCCGACAACATGGGGAGTCTCGGCATCGCCATCTCCGAGGCAGTCGAGGACGCCGCCACCCATGACGACACCAACTACGCACTCGGCAGCGTGCTGAACCATGTCTGCCTGCACCAGACCGTGATCGGCCTCGAGGCGAAGGAGCAGATGGCGCTGGCCCAGGATTACCCCGATGTGGTCATCGCCTGCTGCGGTGGTGGTTCCAACTTCGCCGGCCTTGCCTTCCCGTTCCTGTCGGACCGCGCCAATGGCAAGAAGGTGCGCTGCCTGGCCGTCGAGCCCGCCTCATGTCCGACCCTCACCAAGGGGGTCTACGCGTTCGATTACGGCGACACTGCGAAACTTGCGCCCATTACCAAGATGTACACCCTGGGGCACGACTTCATGCCGCCGGGGATCCACGCCGGCGGTCTTCGTTACCATGGGGAGTCCGCGCTTATCTCGCAGCTCTACCACGCCGGCGAGATCGAGGCGAAGTCCTACAAGCAGAACGCCTGCTTCGAGGGCGCGCTCCTCTTTGCCAGGACCGAGGGGATCGTCCCCGCGCCTGAGTCTTCCCATGCGCTGCGTGCGGCCATCGACGAGGCGGTGCTCGCCAAGGAAGAGGGGAAGGAGAAGACCATTCTGTTCGGGCTCTCCGGCCACGGCCAGCTCGACATGGGCGCCTACGACGCTTATCTCTCCGGTCGTCTCGAAGACTTCGAGTACCCCGAAGAGCTGATCCGTCAATCCCTGGAGCGTCTGCCGAAGGTGAGCCTGTAA
- the trpD gene encoding anthranilate phosphoribosyltransferase: MIRRAIARVVERENLSEAEMIEVMDQIMSGGATPAQIAAFITALRMKGETVDEITGAARVMRDRAFPIRVGKSVLGIDRDDINLDRETILDTCGTGGSGTNSFNISTTVAFIVSACGVKVAKHGNRAVSSSCGSADVLEALGVNLDVTPETVERCISEIGIGFLFAPALHGAMKHAIGPRREIGVRTIFNILGPLTNPASADCQVLGVYREELVEKLALVLKKLGCRRGYVVHGCDGMDEVTLTGESTIGEVSADGVKVYKITPEQFGLERAPLTELHGGDAQGNAVIVRDILAGKDGAKRRIVLLNAAFALLATGKVSDVQEGIKLAAETIDSGRGLQQLERLVALTNEVQ; the protein is encoded by the coding sequence ATGATTCGTAGGGCCATTGCACGTGTTGTGGAGCGGGAGAACCTCAGCGAAGCGGAGATGATCGAGGTGATGGACCAGATCATGTCCGGCGGGGCCACCCCGGCCCAGATCGCGGCCTTTATCACTGCGCTCAGGATGAAGGGCGAGACGGTTGACGAGATCACCGGCGCAGCGCGGGTCATGCGCGATCGGGCCTTCCCGATCCGGGTTGGCAAAAGCGTCCTCGGCATCGACCGCGACGACATCAACCTCGACCGTGAGACCATCCTCGATACCTGCGGCACCGGCGGTTCCGGCACCAACTCCTTCAACATCTCCACCACCGTAGCCTTCATCGTTTCCGCCTGCGGCGTCAAGGTCGCCAAGCACGGCAACCGCGCCGTCTCCTCTTCCTGTGGCTCCGCCGACGTCCTCGAGGCGCTGGGCGTAAACCTGGACGTGACCCCTGAGACCGTGGAACGGTGCATCTCCGAGATCGGTATCGGCTTCCTGTTTGCCCCCGCGCTGCACGGCGCCATGAAGCACGCCATCGGTCCACGCCGCGAGATCGGCGTCCGTACCATCTTCAACATCCTCGGACCGCTTACCAACCCCGCCAGTGCGGATTGCCAGGTGCTTGGCGTCTATCGCGAAGAACTGGTCGAAAAGCTGGCCCTGGTTCTCAAAAAGCTCGGCTGCCGCCGCGGATACGTAGTGCACGGCTGTGACGGCATGGATGAGGTGACCCTGACCGGCGAGAGCACCATCGGCGAGGTCAGTGCCGATGGCGTCAAGGTCTACAAGATAACCCCGGAACAGTTCGGCCTGGAGCGCGCTCCCCTCACGGAACTGCATGGCGGCGACGCCCAGGGCAACGCCGTCATCGTCCGCGATATTTTGGCCGGCAAGGACGGCGCCAAACGTCGCATCGTCCTCCTGAACGCCGCCTTCGCCCTCTTGGCCACCGGCAAGGTGTCCGACGTTCAGGAAGGTATCAAGCTCGCTGCTGAGACCATCGATTCGGGGCGGGGCTTACAGCAACTGGAGCGGCTGGTCGCGCTCACCAACGAGGTGCAATAG
- a CDS encoding response regulator — MGTAYPVKKILVVEDDDAHAELIRRGFSDLSGQYELTVAATVKEALDRIRSKNYDIVLTDYLLPDGKGGDLVAQSANIAPVVMMTSHGSEQVAVEVMKSGAIDYVVKMPEVFDAMPRIVERALREWDHILEHKRAEEALKLQSHRLEHEVAERQLAQEALLEQAQLLKKEIAERQLAQETLRLSEEKFHKAFDSAPLIMVITDMEEGVFLDVNRKFVELSGYSREEVLGRASTSLGWINPADRKALLDKLKEEGHVAGTVVTLHAKDGRTLKGEYYCQRITVDGCQRLLAIALDITERMKLEEQLRHSQKLEAVGVLAGGVAHDFNNILTVIGGYCELLKLDLPPDNPARDKVMQISAAADRAANLTRSLLAFSRKGEVKAAPANLNDIVKGVEKFLQRIIGEDITLSTSLAEGGLWAVVDSGQIEQVLMNLAANARDAMPKGGRLFVETEHHEIDAAFVHAHGFGTPGMYAMLTISDTGQGMDEGTRKKIFDPFFTTKVVGKGTGLGLAIVYGIITQHKGFVNVYSEPGIGTTFRVYLPAIKAAEPEKSTATAEPDVRGNETILVAEDDLHVLDLVSSILKQYGYDIIHAANGLEAVQRFKENPAIKLVLMDIIMPVMNGKEAAETIREYQPDARILFTSGYTADIIRSRSDLDEGAELVMKPVKPMVLLKKVREMLDRP; from the coding sequence ATGGGTACTGCCTATCCGGTAAAGAAGATACTTGTCGTTGAGGACGATGATGCCCACGCGGAGTTGATCCGGCGGGGATTCAGCGACCTGTCCGGGCAGTACGAGCTGACCGTGGCCGCCACGGTGAAGGAGGCGTTGGACCGCATCCGTAGCAAGAATTACGACATCGTGCTCACCGACTACCTCCTTCCCGATGGCAAGGGGGGAGACCTGGTGGCGCAGTCCGCGAACATAGCGCCGGTGGTGATGATGACCTCGCACGGCAGCGAACAGGTGGCGGTAGAGGTGATGAAGTCAGGCGCTATTGACTACGTGGTCAAGATGCCGGAGGTCTTCGATGCCATGCCGCGTATCGTCGAGCGCGCGTTGCGCGAATGGGACCACATCCTGGAGCACAAGCGGGCGGAGGAGGCCCTCAAGCTGCAAAGTCACCGCCTCGAGCACGAGGTGGCCGAGCGCCAGTTGGCCCAGGAAGCCCTCCTGGAGCAGGCGCAGCTTTTGAAAAAGGAGATAGCCGAACGACAACTGGCCCAGGAAACGCTGCGTCTGAGCGAAGAGAAGTTCCACAAGGCATTCGACAGCGCTCCGCTCATCATGGTGATCACGGACATGGAGGAGGGGGTTTTCCTCGACGTGAACCGCAAGTTCGTGGAACTCTCAGGCTACAGTCGTGAAGAGGTGCTCGGGCGTGCGTCGACGTCGCTGGGCTGGATCAACCCGGCCGACAGGAAAGCGTTACTCGACAAGCTCAAGGAGGAGGGGCATGTCGCCGGAACCGTGGTTACACTGCACGCCAAGGATGGTAGGACCCTTAAGGGAGAGTACTACTGTCAACGTATCACCGTGGACGGCTGCCAGCGCCTCTTGGCCATCGCCCTCGACATCACCGAGAGGATGAAGCTCGAGGAACAGCTGCGCCACTCGCAGAAGCTGGAGGCGGTGGGGGTGCTGGCCGGCGGGGTGGCCCACGACTTCAACAACATTCTCACCGTCATCGGCGGGTACTGCGAGTTGCTCAAGCTCGACCTGCCGCCCGACAACCCCGCCCGCGACAAGGTCATGCAGATCTCGGCGGCGGCAGACCGGGCCGCCAACCTGACCCGAAGCCTGCTCGCCTTCAGCCGTAAAGGGGAGGTGAAGGCAGCCCCCGCCAATCTCAACGACATCGTGAAAGGGGTCGAGAAGTTCTTGCAGCGGATCATCGGCGAGGACATCACCCTGTCCACCTCTCTGGCTGAGGGGGGGCTCTGGGCCGTGGTGGACAGTGGGCAGATTGAGCAGGTGCTGATGAACCTGGCGGCAAACGCCCGCGATGCGATGCCCAAGGGAGGGCGGCTCTTCGTCGAGACCGAGCACCACGAAATCGACGCCGCCTTCGTCCACGCCCACGGCTTCGGTACCCCCGGCATGTACGCCATGCTTACCATCTCGGATACGGGGCAGGGGATGGACGAGGGCACCCGCAAGAAGATCTTCGATCCCTTCTTCACAACCAAGGTGGTGGGCAAGGGTACCGGGCTCGGACTCGCCATCGTGTACGGCATCATCACCCAGCACAAGGGGTTCGTGAATGTCTACAGCGAGCCCGGTATCGGCACCACCTTCAGGGTCTACCTTCCCGCCATCAAAGCCGCAGAACCGGAAAAAAGCACCGCGACTGCAGAACCTGACGTACGCGGCAACGAGACCATCCTGGTGGCCGAGGACGATCTGCACGTCCTCGACCTGGTTTCCTCCATCCTCAAGCAGTACGGCTACGACATCATCCACGCCGCCAACGGACTTGAGGCAGTGCAAAGGTTCAAGGAGAATCCCGCTATCAAGCTGGTGCTCATGGACATCATCATGCCCGTCATGAACGGCAAGGAGGCCGCCGAGACCATCAGGGAATACCAGCCTGATGCCAGGATCCTGTTCACCAGTGGCTACACGGCCGACATCATCCGCAGCAGGAGCGATCTCGACGAAGGAGCCGAACTGGTCATGAAGCCGGTGAAACCGATGGTCCTGCTGAAGAAGGTACGGGAGATGCTGGACCGGCCTTAA